One Methylobacterium sp. NMS14P DNA window includes the following coding sequences:
- a CDS encoding Zn-dependent hydrolase: protein MTGLAIDPNFCAALFAELLSFSQDAPGVTRAAYGTGEERAHALMRSTGLALGLAAQTDAAGNLFLTMAGRDPALAPWMVGSHVDTVPHGGNFDGAAGVIGGLAAVEALRRAGIVPARPVTVAVFRAEESVWFPASYVGSRAAFGLLPTEALDLPRADTGRSLRDHMAALGLRPEAVARGERLLDPARIHGFVEMHIEQGPVLEAAGIPVGFVTAISGSFRYRKAACFGRYGHSGAVARGARSDAVFALADLITGLDALWGALEAEGCPATITLGEVATDPVQHAFAKIPGEVRFCLDVRSTEPAVLDRVEAALAERAAAVEAARGVRFVLGERTGSTPARMSAALVEALSGHARRLGTPFRTMASGAGHDTATLAGQGVPSTMIFIRNQNGSHNPDEAMRIEDLGAAATLVAHLVAEA from the coding sequence ATGACCGGCCTCGCGATCGACCCGAATTTCTGCGCGGCGCTGTTCGCCGAGCTCCTGAGCTTCAGCCAGGACGCACCGGGCGTGACGCGGGCGGCCTACGGCACCGGCGAGGAGCGCGCCCACGCCCTGATGCGGTCCACCGGGCTGGCGCTCGGGCTCGCCGCCCAGACCGACGCGGCCGGCAACCTGTTCCTGACGATGGCGGGGCGCGACCCGGCGCTGGCGCCCTGGATGGTCGGCTCGCACGTCGACACGGTGCCCCACGGGGGCAATTTCGACGGGGCTGCGGGCGTGATCGGCGGGCTCGCGGCCGTCGAGGCCCTGCGCCGGGCGGGGATCGTGCCGGCGCGTCCCGTGACGGTGGCGGTGTTCCGGGCCGAGGAGAGCGTGTGGTTCCCGGCCTCCTATGTCGGCAGCCGGGCCGCGTTCGGCCTGCTGCCGACCGAGGCGCTCGACCTGCCCCGCGCCGATACCGGCCGGAGCCTGCGCGACCACATGGCCGCGCTCGGCCTGCGGCCGGAGGCGGTGGCGCGGGGCGAGCGGCTCCTCGACCCGGCGCGGATCCACGGCTTCGTGGAGATGCATATCGAGCAGGGTCCGGTCCTGGAGGCGGCCGGGATCCCGGTGGGCTTCGTCACGGCGATCAGCGGCAGCTTCCGCTACCGCAAGGCCGCCTGCTTCGGCCGCTACGGCCATTCCGGCGCCGTGGCGCGGGGCGCGCGCAGCGACGCCGTCTTCGCCCTCGCCGACCTGATCACCGGCCTGGATGCCCTCTGGGGAGCGCTCGAGGCGGAGGGATGCCCGGCCACGATCACGCTGGGCGAGGTCGCCACCGACCCGGTCCAGCACGCCTTCGCCAAGATCCCCGGCGAGGTCCGCTTCTGCCTCGACGTGCGCAGCACCGAGCCGGCCGTTCTCGACCGGGTCGAGGCGGCGCTCGCCGAGCGCGCCGCCGCCGTCGAGGCCGCCCGCGGAGTGCGCTTCGTCCTCGGCGAGCGCACCGGCAGCACCCCGGCGCGGATGAGCGCCGCGCTGGTCGAGGCCCTGTCGGGCCACGCGCGCCGGCTCGGGACGCCGTTCCGCACGATGGCGAGCGGGGCGGGGCACGACACCGCGACGCTGGCCGGCCAGGGCGTGCCGAGCACGATGATCTTCATCCGCAACCAGAACGGCAGCCACAACCCGGACGAGGCGATGCGGATCGAGGATCTGGGCGCGGCCGCGACCCTGGTGGCCCACTTGGTCGCCGAAGCCTGA
- a CDS encoding LamB/YcsF family protein — protein sequence MIVDLNCDMGEGFGVYRLGDDAEMLTVATSANIACGFHAGDPLVMHETLSRAAANGVQAGAHPSFLDLWGFGRRPIHGERPADIEKAVLYQVGALLALAQDAGCPVRHVKTHGAMGNMANEDADLALAVARAVRTLDRDLIFVVMPGLETERAGEKLGLPIAREIYADRAYADDGTLVSRKLPGAVLHDPDAVSERVARMLEDGAITCLSGRRIPTRIDTVCVHGDTPGAVAMARRLRDDCAAKGIVLRPMAEVLGV from the coding sequence ATGATCGTCGATCTGAACTGCGACATGGGCGAGGGCTTCGGCGTCTACCGCCTGGGCGACGACGCCGAGATGCTGACCGTGGCAACCTCGGCCAACATCGCCTGCGGCTTCCACGCCGGCGACCCGCTGGTGATGCACGAGACCCTGAGCCGCGCCGCCGCCAACGGCGTGCAGGCCGGCGCCCACCCGAGCTTCCTCGACCTCTGGGGCTTCGGCCGGCGGCCGATCCACGGCGAGCGCCCGGCCGACATCGAGAAGGCGGTCCTCTACCAGGTCGGCGCCCTGCTGGCGCTGGCGCAGGATGCCGGCTGCCCGGTGCGCCACGTGAAGACCCACGGGGCGATGGGCAACATGGCCAACGAGGATGCCGACCTCGCCCTGGCGGTGGCCCGGGCGGTCCGCACCCTCGACCGCGACCTGATCTTCGTGGTCATGCCCGGCCTGGAGACCGAGCGGGCCGGCGAGAAACTCGGGCTGCCGATCGCGCGCGAGATCTACGCCGACCGCGCCTACGCGGATGACGGCACCCTGGTCTCGCGCAAGCTCCCGGGCGCCGTGCTGCACGATCCCGACGCGGTCTCGGAGCGCGTGGCGCGGATGCTGGAGGACGGGGCGATCACCTGCCTGTCCGGTCGGCGCATCCCGACCCGGATCGACACGGTCTGCGTCCACGGGGACACGCCCGGCGCCGTGGCCATGGCCCGCCGCCTGCGCGACGACTGCGCCGCCAAGGGCATCGTCCTGCGCCCGATGGCCGAGGTGCTCGGTGTCTGA
- the pxpB gene encoding 5-oxoprolinase subunit PxpB: MSEPGYRLLDSGDRALTVELGRAVDPAINARVIALDAALRGAGHPGLLETVPTYRSLLVLYDPDLLPRADLAALIAAHWPPPEGAAGSLRRWRVPVHYGGAHGADLDDLAAGAGLSPEAVIALHSGRDYRVYMIGFAPGFAYLGGLDPRLHASRRTDPRPKTPAGSVSIGGNQTGVSPPLELPSGWQLIGRTPARSYDPARAEPFLFAAGDLIRFEPIDRAAFDALSEAARAGETVATLERIDA, encoded by the coding sequence GTGTCTGAGCCCGGCTACCGCCTCCTCGATAGCGGCGACCGGGCGCTCACGGTGGAACTCGGCCGCGCGGTCGATCCCGCGATCAACGCGCGGGTCATCGCCCTCGACGCGGCGCTCCGCGGCGCCGGACACCCGGGCCTCCTGGAGACCGTGCCGACCTACCGCTCGCTCCTCGTCCTCTACGATCCGGACCTGCTGCCCCGGGCCGACCTCGCGGCGCTGATCGCCGCGCACTGGCCGCCTCCGGAGGGGGCCGCGGGGTCGCTGCGCCGCTGGCGGGTGCCGGTCCATTACGGCGGCGCGCACGGCGCCGACCTCGACGACCTCGCCGCCGGGGCCGGGCTCAGCCCGGAGGCGGTGATCGCCCTTCATTCCGGCCGCGACTACCGCGTCTACATGATCGGGTTCGCCCCCGGCTTCGCCTATCTGGGCGGCCTCGATCCCCGGCTCCACGCGAGCCGGCGCACCGATCCCCGCCCCAAGACCCCGGCGGGCAGCGTCTCGATCGGCGGGAACCAGACCGGCGTCTCGCCGCCCCTGGAACTGCCGAGCGGCTGGCAGCTCATCGGCCGAACGCCCGCGCGCTCCTACGATCCGGCCCGGGCAGAGCCGTTCCTGTTCGCGGCCGGCGACCTGATCCGGTTCGAGCCGATCGACCGCGCCGCCTTCGACGCCCTCAGCGAGGCCGCCCGCGCCGGCGAGACCGTCGCGACCCTGGAGCGGATCGATGCCTGA
- a CDS encoding biotin-dependent carboxyltransferase family protein, translating into MPEGLRVIAPGVASTLQDAGRPGYLRYGISGSGAMDPDLLALANGLAGNPLDAAVIEMAMVGPTLVCETEACRVALAGAPFALSLNGRALDPFTAHDLRRGDRLTFGAPRQGLRACLAVAGGFAVAPMLGSVATHTRTRLGGLDGHPLAAGDLLPLAAPAHRDRPLTLPPAHRPTFGGPIRVVLGPQADGFTADGLRTFLSEPYTLTARADRMGCHLDGPPIAHADGFNIVSDGIVNGSIQVPGHGRPLILLADRHTTGGYPKIATVISADLGRLAQVRPGETIRFAAVAVAEAQAIARAARRGLAARLAALVPAGGGALDSAFLLSCNLVGGVVSARAPDPAP; encoded by the coding sequence ATGCCTGAGGGCCTGCGCGTCATCGCCCCCGGCGTGGCCTCGACCCTGCAGGATGCCGGGCGGCCGGGTTACCTGCGCTACGGAATCTCGGGGTCCGGCGCGATGGATCCGGACCTGCTGGCCCTGGCCAACGGCCTCGCCGGCAACCCCCTCGACGCCGCGGTGATCGAGATGGCGATGGTCGGTCCGACCCTCGTCTGCGAGACGGAGGCCTGCCGCGTCGCCCTCGCCGGGGCGCCCTTCGCGCTGAGCCTGAACGGCCGCGCCCTCGACCCGTTCACGGCCCACGACCTGCGGCGGGGCGACCGGCTCACCTTCGGCGCCCCGCGGCAGGGCCTGCGCGCCTGCCTGGCGGTCGCCGGGGGCTTCGCCGTCGCGCCGATGCTCGGCAGCGTGGCGACGCACACCCGCACCCGCCTCGGCGGCCTCGACGGCCATCCCCTGGCCGCGGGCGACCTGCTGCCCCTCGCGGCACCCGCGCACCGCGACCGCCCGCTGACCCTGCCGCCGGCCCACCGGCCGACCTTCGGCGGGCCGATCCGGGTGGTGCTCGGGCCGCAGGCCGACGGCTTCACCGCGGACGGCCTGCGGACCTTCCTCTCCGAGCCCTACACCCTCACGGCGCGGGCGGACCGGATGGGCTGCCACCTCGACGGGCCGCCGATCGCCCACGCGGACGGCTTCAACATCGTCTCGGACGGGATCGTGAACGGCTCGATCCAGGTGCCCGGCCACGGGCGGCCGCTGATCCTGCTCGCCGACCGCCACACCACCGGCGGCTACCCGAAGATCGCCACCGTGATCTCGGCGGATCTCGGCCGCCTCGCGCAGGTGCGGCCGGGGGAGACGATCCGGTTCGCGGCCGTCGCCGTCGCGGAGGCCCAGGCCATCGCCCGCGCGGCGCGGCGCGGCCTGGCCGCGCGGCTGGCGGCGCTGGTGCCGGCCGGCGGCGGCGCTCTCGACAGCGCGTTCCTGCTGTCCTGCAACCTCGTCGGCGGCGTCGTCTCGGCGCGCGCCCCCGATCCGGCGCCCTGA
- a CDS encoding VOC family protein: MLTPFHLAYHVTDLDAARRFYGGVLGCQEGRSTETWVDFDFFGHQLSLHLGEPFATTRSGKVGDHAVMMPHLGVVLPLDDWEALAGRVEAAGIAFDIPPVVRFAGEPGEQRTMFFFDPSGNPIEVKGFRDLAGVFAH; the protein is encoded by the coding sequence ATGCTCACGCCGTTCCACCTCGCCTACCACGTCACCGACCTCGACGCGGCGCGCCGCTTCTACGGGGGCGTCCTCGGCTGCCAGGAAGGCCGCAGCACCGAGACCTGGGTCGATTTCGACTTCTTCGGCCATCAGCTGTCGCTGCACCTGGGCGAGCCCTTCGCCACCACCCGGAGCGGGAAGGTCGGCGACCACGCGGTGATGATGCCGCATCTGGGCGTGGTGCTGCCGCTCGACGACTGGGAGGCGCTCGCCGGCCGCGTCGAGGCGGCCGGCATCGCCTTCGACATCCCGCCGGTCGTCCGCTTCGCCGGCGAGCCCGGCGAGCAGCGCACGATGTTCTTCTTCGATCCGAGCGGCAACCCGATCGAGGTCAAGGGTTTCCGGGATCTGGCCGGCGTCTTCGCGCACTGA
- a CDS encoding ABC transporter substrate-binding protein produces MLRRTFLGGAAAAAAAPLLRTRPALAQGARASVLRFVPQSDLTIVDPVTTTAYVTRNHALMVFDQLYGLDAQFTPQPQMVEGHTVEEDGRRWTFRLREGLRFHDGEPVRGRDCVASIRRWAQRDSLGQALMARTDALEAPDDRTFVIRLKRPYGLMLETLAKLGPPVLVIMPERLAATDPAQQIPELIGSGPFRFNTSERLVGARVVYDRNPDYRPRDGGAVSWVAGPKRVHFERVEWQVMPDPGTAAAALQNGEVDWWENPISDLVPTLQAHPQIATQLASPLGNLGTGVMNHLHPPFDKPAVRRVVLEALSQADFMAAAAGDDPKLWRKDVGLFTPGTAMATDAGLDVLTRPRDLAKAKRDLVAAGYKGERVVLMSTSENPVLGALGEIMHDLLQRLGMNVQYVVSDWGTLVTRRASKAPPDQGGWNIFATTWTGLDMANPVVEQVLRCGGPKGFFGWPDLPELESLREAWIEAPDEAARKAIAARMQTLAMRDVPYLPTGQYFYRTAFRRDLRDMVDGQFVFWNARRA; encoded by the coding sequence ATGCTGCGACGAACCTTCCTCGGCGGTGCCGCCGCCGCGGCCGCCGCGCCCCTCCTGCGGACCCGCCCGGCCCTAGCCCAGGGCGCCCGGGCGAGCGTCCTGCGCTTCGTGCCGCAATCCGACCTGACCATCGTCGATCCGGTGACGACCACCGCCTACGTCACGCGCAACCACGCGCTCATGGTGTTCGACCAGCTCTACGGCCTCGACGCGCAGTTCACGCCGCAGCCGCAGATGGTCGAGGGCCACACGGTCGAGGAGGACGGGCGGCGCTGGACCTTCCGGCTGCGCGAGGGGCTGAGATTCCACGACGGCGAGCCGGTGCGGGGCCGCGACTGCGTCGCGTCGATCCGGCGCTGGGCGCAGCGCGACAGCCTCGGGCAGGCCCTGATGGCGCGCACCGACGCCCTGGAGGCGCCGGACGACCGGACCTTCGTCATCCGCCTGAAGCGCCCCTACGGGCTGATGCTCGAGACCCTGGCGAAACTCGGCCCGCCAGTCCTCGTCATCATGCCCGAGCGCCTCGCCGCCACCGACCCGGCCCAGCAGATCCCCGAGCTGATCGGCTCCGGCCCGTTCCGGTTCAACACCAGCGAGCGGCTCGTCGGAGCCCGCGTGGTCTACGACCGCAACCCGGACTACCGGCCCCGCGACGGCGGCGCGGTCTCCTGGGTGGCGGGGCCGAAGCGGGTCCATTTCGAGCGGGTCGAGTGGCAGGTCATGCCCGACCCCGGTACCGCGGCCGCCGCCCTTCAGAACGGCGAGGTCGACTGGTGGGAGAACCCGATCAGCGATCTCGTGCCGACGCTGCAGGCTCACCCGCAGATCGCCACGCAGCTCGCCTCGCCGCTCGGCAACCTCGGCACCGGCGTCATGAACCACCTCCATCCGCCCTTCGACAAGCCCGCGGTCCGGCGGGTGGTCCTCGAGGCCCTGTCGCAGGCGGACTTCATGGCGGCGGCCGCCGGCGACGATCCCAAGCTGTGGCGCAAGGATGTCGGCCTGTTCACGCCGGGGACCGCGATGGCCACCGATGCCGGCCTCGACGTGCTCACCCGGCCGCGCGATCTCGCCAAGGCCAAGCGCGACCTCGTGGCGGCCGGGTACAAGGGCGAGCGCGTCGTGCTCATGTCGACGAGTGAGAATCCCGTGCTCGGCGCCCTCGGCGAGATCATGCACGACCTGCTCCAGCGCCTCGGGATGAACGTGCAGTACGTCGTGTCCGACTGGGGCACGCTGGTCACCCGCCGCGCCAGCAAGGCGCCGCCCGATCAGGGCGGCTGGAATATCTTCGCCACGACCTGGACCGGCCTCGACATGGCCAACCCGGTCGTCGAGCAGGTCCTGCGCTGCGGCGGGCCGAAGGGCTTCTTCGGCTGGCCGGACCTGCCCGAGCTGGAGAGCCTGCGCGAGGCCTGGATCGAGGCGCCGGACGAGGCGGCCCGCAAGGCGATCGCGGCCCGGATGCAGACCCTCGCGATGCGCGACGTCCCGTACCTGCCGACCGGCCAGTACTTCTATCGGACGGCCTTCCGACGCGACCTCCGGGACATGGTCGACGGCCAGTTCGTCTTCTGGAACGCCCGCCGCGCCTGA
- a CDS encoding class I adenylate-forming enzyme family protein: MTRAATAPTNLGDLVDRSGPPDRPLIIGVGPDGEPAVMTRAGLDARADAFARGLLRGGIARGARVAILSANRPDTIAALLGAMRAGVVPVPINHKFPPATIAAVLADCGARLVLCDGPRRAMLAGLDPDIRIAGFDDGGPEGFAAWLDPGPFAPVVPEPDEAALFLYTSGSTGRPKGVRLSHASHLWVARTRAAETDLRDDRLLVAAPLYHMNALALALLVCAAGATMVLLPQFEARAYIAAIDRQSCTWLTAVPPMIAMMLREPDLLAEADLTGVRTVRMGSAPVSDALARQIRALLPNARILNAYGTTEGGPVVFGDHPDGLPTPVASVGAPHPRVAVRLVGPDAPETGVLQMRSPAIMLGYHNRPDVPVPITPDGFYDTGDVFRRDADGFYYFLGRTDDMFVSGGENIFPGEVERVLERHPAVLQSCVVPVEDPIKGTKPVAFVVRRPGATVDEAALKDHALEHAPAYQHPRRVWFVAALPLASTGKIDRAALRRRAEEAVRAP; this comes from the coding sequence GTGACGCGCGCGGCCACGGCTCCGACCAATCTCGGCGACCTCGTCGACCGGTCCGGGCCGCCGGACAGGCCGCTGATCATCGGCGTCGGCCCGGATGGCGAGCCCGCGGTGATGACCCGCGCCGGCCTCGATGCCCGGGCCGACGCCTTCGCCCGCGGCCTGCTGCGCGGCGGGATCGCCCGCGGCGCGCGGGTCGCGATCCTCTCGGCCAACCGGCCCGACACGATCGCGGCGCTGCTCGGCGCGATGCGGGCCGGCGTGGTCCCGGTCCCAATCAATCACAAGTTTCCGCCGGCCACGATCGCCGCCGTGCTCGCCGATTGCGGGGCGCGGCTCGTGCTCTGCGACGGCCCGCGCCGGGCGATGCTGGCGGGGCTCGACCCCGATATCCGGATCGCCGGGTTCGACGATGGCGGGCCGGAGGGCTTCGCGGCCTGGCTCGATCCCGGGCCCTTCGCGCCGGTCGTGCCCGAGCCCGACGAGGCGGCCCTGTTCCTCTACACGTCCGGCTCCACGGGCCGGCCGAAGGGCGTGCGGCTCAGCCATGCCAGCCACCTCTGGGTGGCGCGGACCCGCGCCGCCGAGACGGACCTGCGCGACGACCGGCTGCTGGTCGCGGCGCCGCTCTACCACATGAACGCGCTGGCCCTGGCGCTCCTCGTCTGCGCGGCCGGCGCCACGATGGTGCTGCTGCCGCAATTCGAGGCGCGGGCCTACATCGCGGCGATCGACCGCCAGAGCTGCACGTGGCTCACCGCCGTGCCGCCGATGATCGCCATGATGCTGCGGGAGCCGGATCTCCTGGCGGAGGCCGACCTGACCGGCGTGCGGACGGTGCGGATGGGCTCGGCGCCGGTCAGCGACGCCCTGGCCCGGCAGATCCGCGCCCTGCTGCCGAACGCCCGCATCCTCAACGCCTACGGGACTACCGAGGGTGGCCCGGTCGTGTTCGGCGACCATCCGGACGGCCTGCCGACGCCGGTCGCGTCCGTCGGCGCGCCGCACCCCCGGGTCGCGGTGCGCCTCGTCGGGCCGGACGCGCCGGAGACCGGCGTCCTGCAGATGCGCAGCCCCGCGATCATGCTGGGCTACCACAACCGGCCGGACGTGCCCGTGCCGATCACCCCGGACGGGTTCTACGACACCGGCGACGTCTTCCGCCGCGACGCGGACGGGTTCTACTATTTCCTCGGCCGGACCGACGACATGTTCGTCTCGGGCGGCGAGAACATCTTTCCCGGCGAGGTCGAGCGGGTGCTGGAGCGCCACCCCGCGGTGCTCCAGTCCTGCGTGGTGCCCGTGGAGGATCCCATCAAGGGCACCAAGCCCGTCGCCTTCGTGGTCCGCCGGCCCGGCGCCACCGTCGACGAGGCCGCCCTCAAGGATCACGCGCTCGAACACGCGCCCGCCTACCAGCACCCACGTCGGGTCTGGTTCGTCGCGGCGCTGCCGCTCGCCTCGACCGGCAAGATCGACCGCGCGGCCCTGCGCCGGCGCGCCGAAGAGGCCGTCCGCGCCCCGTGA
- a CDS encoding VOC family protein, translating to MTGPAPGAPADGALDHVVINVLRRMDEAADLFAALGFRLTPRGHHSLGSVNHLMMTAGPYLELVGVPETGPQRQDVLDSPFGLNGLVVASRDADATHARLAEVGLAAGPPVAFSRPVTVDGREDAARFRTVRVPADRFPAGRLYHCEHLTPDLVWRPEWLDHPNGFSGIDVLTIQSPAAEADARLYAAASGAPAEATGDGWTLRLGETRVAIVPGPAARFAALELRFRGLDALEARAAALPEAAWVRHGPDAATLTLPAFDLRLACRAAP from the coding sequence ATGACGGGGCCGGCCCCCGGCGCCCCGGCGGACGGGGCCCTCGACCACGTCGTGATCAACGTGCTGCGGCGGATGGACGAAGCGGCGGACCTGTTCGCCGCCCTCGGCTTCCGGTTGACGCCGCGCGGCCACCACTCGCTCGGCTCCGTCAACCACCTGATGATGACGGCGGGCCCCTACCTGGAGCTCGTCGGCGTTCCCGAGACCGGCCCGCAGCGGCAGGACGTTCTGGACAGCCCGTTCGGCCTGAACGGGCTCGTCGTGGCGAGCCGGGACGCCGACGCGACGCATGCGCGGCTGGCGGAGGTGGGGCTGGCGGCCGGCCCCCCCGTCGCCTTCTCGCGCCCCGTGACCGTCGACGGCCGCGAGGACGCGGCCCGGTTCCGCACGGTGCGGGTGCCGGCCGACCGGTTCCCGGCGGGCCGCCTCTACCATTGCGAGCACCTGACCCCGGATCTCGTCTGGCGGCCCGAATGGCTCGACCATCCGAACGGTTTTTCGGGGATCGACGTTCTGACGATCCAGAGCCCCGCGGCCGAGGCCGACGCCCGTCTCTACGCGGCCGCCAGCGGCGCGCCCGCCGAAGCCACCGGCGACGGCTGGACCCTGCGGCTCGGGGAGACGCGGGTCGCGATCGTGCCGGGGCCGGCCGCCCGCTTCGCCGCCCTGGAACTGCGCTTCCGCGGCCTCGACGCGCTCGAGGCCCGCGCGGCCGCGCTCCCGGAGGCGGCCTGGGTCCGGCACGGGCCGGACGCGGCCACGCTGACGCTGCCGGCCTTCGACCTCCGCCTCGCGTGCAGGGCGGCCCCGTGA
- a CDS encoding PaaI family thioesterase codes for MSDTPLTKEQVEALLLRGPFHQWLGLSVVAVGEGTIELKATWRPEWVVNAERGYVHGGILATLVDLTADWALVSKTGRGVPTVDLRVDYHRAAMQGDLTCRGTVVKFGNQLSVAEAQILDDAGRLLASGRGVYMTAPAK; via the coding sequence ATGTCCGACACCCCCCTCACCAAGGAGCAGGTCGAGGCGCTGCTGCTGCGCGGCCCGTTCCACCAGTGGCTCGGCCTCTCCGTGGTCGCCGTCGGCGAGGGGACGATCGAGCTGAAGGCGACGTGGCGGCCGGAATGGGTCGTCAACGCCGAGCGCGGCTACGTCCACGGCGGCATCCTGGCGACGCTCGTCGATCTCACCGCCGACTGGGCGCTGGTCTCCAAGACCGGCCGGGGCGTCCCCACGGTGGACCTGCGGGTCGACTACCACCGGGCCGCGATGCAGGGCGATCTCACCTGCCGCGGCACGGTGGTGAAGTTCGGCAACCAGCTCTCGGTGGCCGAGGCGCAGATCCTCGACGACGCGGGGCGCCTGCTCGCGAGCGGCCGCGGCGTCTACATGACGGCGCCGGCGAAATGA
- a CDS encoding SDR family NAD(P)-dependent oxidoreductase, which yields MAQTMKALVLEAHGDIDTLKVVNDYPRPSPGPGEVLIRVGASSFNYHDVFTVKGMPGIKVPMPVVIGLDMAGQIVELGEGVAEWRVGDRVLVNPLNKAKGLMGEMLDGGMAEYCRVSTSQLIAMPPDVSYADAASLPVAYGTAHRMLVTHNTVKAGDTVLILGASGGVGTGCVMLAKQLGAEVIACAGSAEKMAALKALGADHVVNYRETDFSKWAIQQYGKPQRRTYEGGVDVVINFTGGDTWVPSLKCLKRGGTLLVCGATAGHDPKEDLRYIWSFELKVIGSNSFYDDNLSALMDMIQAGTLKPTIDKLLPLEEAAEGLRMIRDREVMGKIVVTP from the coding sequence ATGGCTCAGACGATGAAGGCGCTCGTGCTGGAGGCGCACGGCGACATCGACACGCTGAAGGTGGTCAACGACTATCCGAGGCCGTCCCCCGGCCCGGGCGAGGTCCTGATCCGCGTCGGCGCGTCCTCGTTCAACTACCACGACGTCTTCACCGTGAAGGGCATGCCCGGCATCAAGGTGCCGATGCCGGTGGTGATCGGCCTCGACATGGCCGGGCAGATCGTCGAGCTCGGCGAGGGCGTCGCGGAGTGGCGCGTCGGCGACCGGGTGCTGGTCAACCCGCTCAACAAGGCCAAGGGCCTGATGGGCGAGATGCTCGACGGCGGCATGGCCGAGTACTGCCGGGTCTCGACGAGTCAGCTCATCGCGATGCCGCCGGACGTGAGCTACGCGGACGCGGCCTCCCTGCCGGTGGCCTACGGCACCGCCCACCGCATGCTGGTCACCCACAACACCGTGAAGGCCGGCGACACGGTCCTGATCCTCGGCGCCAGCGGCGGCGTCGGCACGGGCTGCGTGATGCTGGCCAAACAGCTCGGCGCCGAGGTGATCGCCTGCGCGGGCAGCGCCGAGAAGATGGCGGCGCTCAAGGCGCTCGGGGCCGACCACGTCGTCAACTACCGCGAGACCGACTTCTCCAAGTGGGCGATCCAGCAGTACGGCAAGCCGCAGCGCCGGACCTACGAGGGCGGCGTCGACGTGGTGATCAACTTCACCGGCGGCGACACCTGGGTGCCCTCGCTCAAGTGCCTGAAGCGCGGCGGCACGCTGCTCGTCTGCGGCGCGACCGCGGGGCACGATCCCAAGGAGGATCTCCGCTACATCTGGAGCTTCGAGCTCAAGGTGATCGGCTCGAACAGCTTCTACGACGACAACCTGTCGGCCCTGATGGACATGATCCAGGCCGGCACGCTGAAGCCGACCATCGACAAGCTCCTGCCCCTCGAGGAGGCCGCCGAGGGCCTGCGGATGATCCGCGACCGCGAGGTCATGGGCAAGATCGTCGTCACCCCCTGA
- a CDS encoding ABC transporter substrate-binding protein has translation MKRIRALAVAALCAVGLPGLARAETVRIGYWSSGISLGFGAVLEAGKFMEKEGLTAEYVKFPDVNAPTKAMAAGAIDFAIAASAGTALSVTADGLPMSIVLATQVADLDFVVPEDSPIKTMADLKGKKIGTSPAGSGTAAIAAAILETNHGLKPADYQAVPGNDSRLAQFLVQKDIDAAALRTVTLALLPDVKLRRLGTFREEWKRLTMQDAPPVLGVGLMRNAWMTQNPDAPAKVVAAMRKAYAYGQADKPGVAKILKAAANLSDADAAAYAGLWDGIYTVSLEPADIASLKREFEVFKAVGAVQGSLPDTALVPGPYERSKSIP, from the coding sequence TTGAAACGGATCCGCGCCCTCGCCGTCGCCGCGCTCTGCGCGGTCGGCCTGCCCGGCCTCGCGCGCGCCGAGACGGTGCGCATCGGCTACTGGAGCTCGGGCATCAGCCTCGGCTTCGGCGCCGTGCTGGAGGCCGGCAAGTTCATGGAGAAGGAGGGCCTGACGGCCGAGTACGTCAAGTTCCCGGACGTGAACGCGCCGACCAAGGCCATGGCCGCCGGGGCGATCGATTTCGCGATCGCGGCGAGCGCGGGGACGGCGCTCAGCGTGACCGCCGACGGTCTGCCGATGAGCATCGTCCTGGCGACGCAGGTGGCCGACCTCGACTTCGTCGTTCCGGAGGACTCGCCGATCAAGACGATGGCCGACCTCAAGGGCAAGAAGATCGGCACCTCGCCGGCCGGCAGCGGCACCGCCGCCATCGCGGCGGCGATCCTGGAGACCAATCACGGCCTCAAGCCCGCGGATTACCAGGCCGTGCCCGGCAACGATTCCCGGCTGGCGCAATTCCTCGTCCAGAAGGACATCGACGCCGCGGCCCTGCGCACCGTGACCCTCGCGCTCCTGCCGGACGTGAAGCTGCGCCGGCTCGGCACCTTCCGGGAGGAGTGGAAGCGCCTCACCATGCAGGACGCACCGCCGGTCCTCGGCGTCGGCCTGATGCGCAACGCCTGGATGACGCAGAATCCGGACGCGCCCGCCAAGGTCGTGGCCGCGATGCGCAAGGCCTACGCGTATGGCCAAGCCGACAAGCCCGGCGTGGCCAAGATCCTGAAGGCCGCCGCCAACCTGAGCGACGCCGACGCCGCCGCCTACGCGGGCCTCTGGGACGGCATCTACACGGTCAGCCTGGAGCCCGCCGACATCGCCTCGCTGAAGCGGGAGTTCGAGGTCTTCAAGGCGGTCGGCGCCGTCCAGGGCAGCCTGCCAGACACCGCCCTGGTTCCCGGCCCGTACGAGCGGTCGAAGTCGATCCCGTAG